Proteins from a single region of Chroogloeocystis siderophila 5.2 s.c.1:
- a CDS encoding glycoside hydrolase 100 family protein: protein MFYFGYLLPLHKKTERQELAYRAIALAETRLIEDGFPEDYDGKQGRLIDKEARIYQTWMIAGLLAAKEVMANPKHVDLLSFAEEVESSTCKLS from the coding sequence TTGTTTTACTTTGGCTATTTGCTACCGCTGCACAAAAAAACAGAACGGCAAGAATTAGCTTATCGCGCGATCGCGCTTGCTGAAACTCGGTTAATCGAGGATGGATTTCCTGAAGACTACGATGGTAAGCAGGGGCGCTTAATTGATAAAGAAGCAAGAATTTATCAAACTTGGATGATCGCCGGCTTGCTAGCGGCAAAAGAGGTAATGGCAAACCCCAAACACGTTGATTTACTGAGTTTTGCGGAGGAAGTTGAGAGTTCTACTTGCAAGTTGTCGTAA
- a CDS encoding HdeD family acid-resistance protein: MRTTDPEVSDRERNAGSGIGIVVGILLVIIGLAAIARPVYATIASTIAFGWIVIFAGIAQFIYAFGSRGAGQFVWKLLLSIFYFVAGLVVLTNILSGAITLTLILGITIFVQGALQVFIAFDLRPARNWGWVLFSGILGIILGILIWSEWPFNADWILGIFVGITLLFNFI; encoded by the coding sequence ATGAGAACTACAGATCCTGAAGTGAGTGATAGAGAACGTAATGCTGGCTCAGGAATCGGTATAGTAGTTGGGATCTTATTAGTCATTATCGGGCTAGCCGCTATTGCTCGACCTGTTTATGCAACCATTGCTTCGACAATCGCATTTGGCTGGATTGTTATTTTCGCTGGAATTGCTCAGTTTATATATGCTTTTGGATCGCGAGGAGCAGGTCAGTTTGTCTGGAAACTGCTGTTGAGCATCTTCTATTTTGTGGCTGGGCTTGTTGTTTTAACCAATATCCTTTCAGGAGCGATCACCCTAACACTCATACTCGGAATTACGATCTTTGTTCAAGGTGCGTTGCAAGTTTTTATTGCCTTTGATTTGCGTCCTGCTCGCAACTGGGGTTGGGTATTATTCAGTGGAATTTTAGGAATTATATTAGGTATCCTTATTTGGTCTGAATGGCCTTTCAACGCAGATTGGATACTCGGAATTTTTGTTGGAATTACCCTTTTATTTAATTTTATTTAA